The Methanomethylovorans hollandica DSM 15978 genome includes a region encoding these proteins:
- the mtrA gene encoding tetrahydromethanopterin S-methyltransferase subunit A, with protein sequence MVDKREPAPQWPVLKGEYEVGDVKNCVAVITLGSHLTGGPQLDAGACITGPCKTENLGIEKVVVHIISNPNIRFLIVTGSEVKGHVTGDAILKMHQNGVKDNRIVGAVGAIPYIENLTAEAIERFQQQVECVNFIGTEDTNAIVAKIKEYAAKDPGAYDAEPMLLKIGEGGEEEKEEAGGLKPMAAEMATVRSRILSVNKEMMGIGNLNKFHAGVHAGKVEGIMIGLGITLTILGLLLGGN encoded by the coding sequence ATGGTAGATAAGAGAGAGCCAGCACCACAGTGGCCTGTACTTAAAGGTGAATATGAAGTAGGAGATGTAAAGAACTGTGTTGCTGTCATCACCCTGGGTTCACACCTTACCGGTGGTCCTCAACTTGATGCAGGAGCCTGCATCACTGGGCCCTGTAAGACAGAGAACCTGGGTATAGAGAAGGTAGTTGTACACATAATCTCCAATCCTAACATAAGATTTCTCATTGTAACCGGTTCAGAGGTCAAAGGACACGTTACCGGTGATGCAATCCTGAAGATGCACCAGAACGGTGTTAAAGATAACAGGATAGTTGGTGCAGTAGGTGCTATTCCCTATATAGAGAACCTTACGGCAGAAGCCATAGAAAGGTTCCAGCAACAGGTCGAATGTGTCAACTTCATAGGAACAGAAGATACCAATGCAATTGTAGCAAAGATCAAAGAGTATGCTGCAAAGGACCCCGGAGCCTATGATGCAGAGCCTATGCTCCTGAAGATAGGGGAGGGAGGAGAAGAAGAGAAGGAAGAAGCAGGTGGCCTCAAGCCAATGGCTGCAGAGATGGCTACTGTAAGGAGCCGTATACTCAGTGTCAACAAAGAGATGATGGGTATCGGTAACCTCAACAAGTTCCATGCAGGTGTCCATGCCGGTAAGGTAGAAGGTATAATGATCGGCCTGGGTATTACTCTGACAATACTGGGTCTTCTGCTGGGAGGTAACTAA
- a CDS encoding tetrahydromethanopterin S-methyltransferase subunit F: MAEQLEYDKGVPMVISPQMGPIDNVVADIRARAQLIARNQKLDSGVSATGFIGFAAGFIFAILMAVVLPLIIWQVIY, encoded by the coding sequence ATGGCTGAACAGTTGGAATATGATAAAGGTGTCCCTATGGTCATCTCACCTCAGATGGGACCTATAGATAATGTTGTAGCGGACATAAGGGCCCGCGCCCAGCTCATTGCAAGGAACCAGAAGCTTGATTCCGGTGTAAGTGCAACAGGATTCATTGGTTTTGCTGCTGGTTTTATATTTGCCATTCTTATGGCAGTAGTTCTTCCATTGATCATCTGGCAGGTGATTTACTAA
- the mtrG gene encoding tetrahydromethanopterin S-methyltransferase subunit MtrG has translation MTERSDRVPSVVTDPADFAEVLERLNKIDEKIEFVHSEVAQRIGRKVGRDIGILYGAVAGILIFLVYLSIKPWLFG, from the coding sequence ATGACCGAAAGAAGCGATAGAGTACCCAGCGTGGTCACAGACCCAGCGGATTTCGCTGAAGTGCTGGAGAGACTTAACAAGATAGACGAGAAAATAGAGTTCGTCCACAGTGAAGTCGCACAGAGGATAGGTAGGAAGGTTGGAAGGGACATTGGAATACTGTATGGAGCCGTTGCCGGAATACTAATATTCCTTGTTTACCTGTCAATAAAACCATGGTTATTTGGATAA
- the mtrH gene encoding tetrahydromethanopterin S-methyltransferase subunit H — translation MFRFDKKQEVYEVGSVKFGGQPGEYPTVLVGTMFYARHKIVSDEDKGIFDKAAAENLWHNIQEMGATTGNPYVNQIVGETPEAITKYIDWFVELDDKTPFLIDSSAGDVRAAAAKHVTEIGVADRAIYNSINASIHPDEMEAVRESDINCSIVLAFNATDPSVKGKLEILETGGTGQTKGMLEIAKECGITKPLVDVAATPLGAGSGASMRAVLAIKGHLGLPVGGGYHNMASAWDWMKNYKKKFETKEEKQAIYMPADIGTNLVPQVLGSNFQLFGPIENTDKVFPATAMVDIMLAETAKELGLEVKDPNHPIFKLV, via the coding sequence ATGTTCAGATTTGATAAAAAGCAAGAGGTATACGAGGTAGGCAGCGTCAAGTTCGGTGGCCAGCCCGGAGAATACCCAACAGTACTTGTAGGTACGATGTTCTATGCAAGGCACAAGATCGTGTCAGATGAAGATAAAGGTATATTCGACAAGGCAGCTGCAGAAAATCTGTGGCATAACATTCAGGAGATGGGTGCAACCACAGGTAACCCATATGTCAACCAGATCGTGGGAGAAACTCCTGAAGCGATCACAAAGTACATTGACTGGTTTGTTGAGCTTGATGATAAGACTCCCTTCCTTATCGACTCTTCAGCAGGCGATGTTCGTGCAGCAGCCGCGAAGCACGTTACAGAGATCGGTGTAGCTGACAGGGCTATCTACAACTCTATCAATGCCAGTATCCACCCGGACGAGATGGAAGCAGTCAGGGAAAGTGACATCAACTGTTCTATTGTCCTTGCATTCAATGCAACTGACCCAAGTGTAAAAGGTAAGCTCGAGATCCTTGAGACCGGTGGTACAGGCCAGACAAAGGGAATGCTTGAGATTGCCAAGGAATGTGGTATCACAAAACCATTGGTCGATGTGGCAGCAACACCATTGGGAGCTGGTTCCGGTGCATCCATGAGAGCAGTCCTGGCGATCAAGGGGCACCTTGGTCTTCCTGTGGGCGGTGGATACCACAACATGGCATCTGCATGGGACTGGATGAAGAACTACAAGAAGAAGTTCGAGACAAAGGAAGAAAAGCAGGCAATCTACATGCCGGCAGATATAGGTACAAACCTTGTGCCACAGGTGCTCGGTTCAAACTTCCAGCTTTTCGGTCCAATTGAGAACACTGACAAAGTGTTCCCTGCAACAGCCATGGTAGATATCATGCTGGCCGAAACTGCAAAGGAACTTGGTCTTGAGGTTAAGGACCCGAACCACCCCATATTCAAACTGGTATGA